In the genome of Streptomyces racemochromogenes, one region contains:
- a CDS encoding DUF4910 domain-containing protein produces MAPVTAPGREMHALVERLYPLCRSITGDGVRATLDIVGEYVPLEVHEVPTGTRVLDWTVPQEWNIRDAYVADASGKRVVDFAASSLHVLGYSVPVSAVMPLSELRPHLHTLPNHPSWVPYRTSYYTPEWGFCLAQETLDALPDGEYEVRIDSTLADGHLTYAEHVVPGQVSDEVIVSCHVCHPSLANDNLAGIAVAVFLARALAERNPYYTYRFLFAPGTIGAITWLARNAERIDRVRHGLVLACAGDRGQLTYKQSRRGDAEIDRVLRHVLAASERPHSVKEFTPYGYDERQFCSPGFDLGVGSLSRTPYAGYPEYHTSADNPDFVTPEAMADTLALCQEAFAVLDRNRRYQNLSPYGEPQLGRRGLYESLGGRSDAKEAQMAMLWVLSLSDGEHSLLDVAERSGLAFDTVAAAAGALHGAGLIKE; encoded by the coding sequence GTGGCGCCGGTGACCGCGCCCGGCCGCGAGATGCACGCCCTGGTGGAGCGGCTGTACCCGCTGTGCCGGAGCATCACCGGCGACGGTGTGCGCGCGACCCTGGACATCGTCGGCGAGTACGTCCCGCTGGAGGTGCACGAGGTGCCGACCGGGACGCGGGTCCTGGACTGGACGGTGCCGCAGGAGTGGAACATCCGGGACGCGTACGTCGCCGACGCGTCCGGGAAGCGGGTCGTCGACTTCGCCGCGTCCAGCCTGCACGTGCTCGGCTACAGCGTGCCGGTGTCGGCGGTCATGCCGCTGTCCGAGCTGCGCCCGCACCTGCACACCCTGCCCAACCACCCGTCCTGGGTGCCGTACCGCACCAGCTACTACACGCCGGAGTGGGGGTTCTGCCTGGCCCAGGAGACCCTGGACGCGCTGCCGGACGGGGAGTACGAGGTGCGGATCGACTCCACGCTCGCGGACGGCCACCTCACCTACGCCGAGCACGTGGTCCCGGGGCAGGTCTCCGACGAGGTGATCGTCTCCTGCCACGTCTGTCACCCCTCGCTGGCCAACGACAACCTGGCCGGCATCGCGGTGGCGGTCTTCCTGGCCCGGGCGCTGGCGGAGCGGAACCCGTACTACACCTACCGGTTCCTGTTCGCGCCCGGCACCATCGGGGCGATCACCTGGCTGGCCCGCAACGCGGAGCGGATCGACCGCGTCAGGCACGGCCTGGTGCTGGCCTGCGCCGGCGACCGGGGGCAACTGACGTACAAGCAGAGCCGGCGCGGTGACGCGGAGATCGACCGGGTCCTGCGCCACGTGCTGGCCGCCTCCGAACGCCCGCACAGCGTGAAGGAGTTCACCCCGTACGGCTACGACGAGCGGCAGTTCTGCTCGCCGGGCTTCGACCTCGGGGTGGGCTCGCTCAGCCGCACCCCGTACGCGGGGTACCCCGAGTACCACACCTCGGCGGACAACCCAGACTTCGTCACCCCGGAGGCGATGGCGGACACCCTGGCCCTGTGCCAGGAGGCGTTCGCCGTACTGGACCGCAACCGGCGGTACCAGAACCTCAGCCCGTACGGCGAACCGCAGCTGGGCCGGCGCGGTCTGTACGAGTCGCTCGGCGGACGCAGCGACGCGAAGGAGGCCCAGATGGCCATGCTGTGGGTGCTCAGCCTCTCCGACGGGGAGCACAGCCTGCTGGACGTCGCCGAGCGGTCCGGGCTGGCGTTCGACACCGTGGCCGCGGCGGCCGGCGCGCTGCACGGCGCCGGGCTGATCAAGGAATGA
- a CDS encoding PIG-L deacetylase family protein — MIKLSAGRVDRIVAVGAHCDDIAIGAGGTLLTLCGARPGVQVDALVLSGGGGEREQEERAALAAFCPGADLRLTVLKLPDGRMPTHWDEAKAAVEELRGRTDPDLILAPRTDDAHQDHRGLARLVPTAFRDHLVLGYEIVKWDGDLGRPSAYQPLSPETAERKVRLLQEHYPSQRHRPWYDREAFLGLARIRGIECQARYAEAFAVTKLTLNLGD, encoded by the coding sequence ACTGCGACGACATCGCCATCGGCGCCGGCGGCACCCTGCTGACCCTGTGCGGGGCCCGGCCGGGCGTCCAGGTCGACGCGCTGGTGCTCTCCGGCGGCGGCGGCGAGCGGGAGCAGGAGGAGCGGGCCGCGCTCGCCGCGTTCTGTCCGGGCGCCGACCTGCGCCTGACGGTGCTCAAGCTGCCCGACGGCCGGATGCCGACGCACTGGGACGAGGCCAAGGCCGCGGTGGAGGAACTGCGCGGGCGGACCGATCCCGATCTGATCCTCGCCCCGCGGACCGACGACGCGCACCAGGACCACCGCGGTCTGGCCCGGCTGGTGCCCACCGCGTTCCGCGACCACCTCGTGCTCGGCTACGAGATCGTCAAGTGGGACGGCGACCTCGGCCGTCCGTCGGCGTACCAGCCGCTGTCGCCGGAGACGGCCGAGCGGAAGGTGCGGCTGCTGCAGGAGCACTACCCCTCGCAGCGGCACCGCCCCTGGTACGACCGGGAGGCCTTCCTCGGGCTGGCCCGGATCCGCGGCATCGAATGCCAGGCGCGCTACGCCGAGGCGTTCGCCGTCACCAAACTCACTCTGAACCTGGGGGATTGA
- a CDS encoding NAD-dependent epimerase/dehydratase family protein, with protein MRVLLTGHQGYLGTVMAPVLTAAGHEVVGLDSGLFADCLLGPRPADPPGRRVDLRDVTAEDVAGVDAVIHLAALSNDPLGSLAPQLTYDINHHASVHLARLARDAGVRRFLYASTCSVYGAAGGDALVAEDAPLRPVTPYAESKVRVEDDLHELADGDFSPVYMRNATAFGYSPRLRADIVVNNLVGHALLSGEVLVMSDGTPWRPLVHAADIARAFTAALEAPREAVHDEAFNIGSEANNVTVAEIAGQVADAVAGSKVVITGETGADPRSYRVDFSRFRAAVPGFACAWTVKQGALELADAYREHGLTRDSFEQRFTRLAVLRAATGAGTVDDTLRWRR; from the coding sequence TTGCGCGTACTGCTGACCGGACACCAGGGCTACCTGGGCACCGTGATGGCCCCGGTCCTCACGGCCGCCGGCCACGAGGTCGTCGGCCTGGACTCCGGCCTGTTCGCCGACTGCCTGCTGGGCCCGCGGCCCGCGGACCCGCCGGGGCGGCGGGTGGACCTGCGCGACGTCACCGCCGAGGACGTGGCCGGGGTGGACGCGGTGATCCACCTGGCCGCGCTGTCCAACGACCCGCTGGGCTCGCTGGCGCCGCAGCTCACGTACGACATCAACCACCACGCGTCCGTGCACCTGGCCCGGCTGGCCCGCGACGCGGGCGTGCGGCGCTTCCTGTACGCCTCCACGTGCTCGGTCTACGGCGCCGCCGGCGGAGACGCCCTGGTGGCCGAGGACGCCCCGCTGCGCCCGGTGACCCCGTACGCGGAGTCGAAGGTGCGGGTGGAGGACGACCTGCACGAGCTGGCCGACGGGGACTTCAGCCCGGTGTACATGCGCAACGCCACCGCCTTCGGCTACTCCCCCAGGCTCCGCGCCGACATCGTGGTGAACAACCTGGTGGGCCACGCCCTGCTGTCCGGCGAGGTGCTGGTGATGTCCGACGGCACCCCGTGGCGGCCGCTGGTGCACGCCGCGGACATCGCGCGGGCCTTCACGGCCGCGCTGGAGGCGCCGCGCGAGGCGGTGCACGACGAGGCGTTCAACATCGGCAGCGAGGCCAACAACGTCACCGTCGCCGAGATCGCCGGGCAGGTCGCCGACGCGGTCGCCGGATCCAAGGTGGTGATCACCGGGGAGACCGGCGCCGACCCGCGCTCGTACCGGGTGGACTTCTCCCGGTTCCGCGCCGCGGTGCCCGGCTTCGCGTGCGCGTGGACGGTGAAGCAGGGCGCGCTCGAACTCGCCGACGCCTACCGCGAGCACGGGCTGACCCGGGACTCCTTCGAGCAGCGCTTCACCCGGCTGGCCGTGCTGCGCGCGGCGACCGGGGCGGGCACGGTCGACGACACCCTGCGGTGGCGCCGGTGA